A genome region from Microbacterium sp. CGR2 includes the following:
- a CDS encoding RNA-binding S4 domain-containing protein → MADAARVDSWLWAIRVYKTRSAATTACRAGHVRVNGDKVKAAQSIRIGDELRVRIAGFDRILVVRQILVKRVGAPVAALAYEDRTPEREPQAALGLRDRGAGRPTKRERRDIDKLRGRDEFFAD, encoded by the coding sequence ATGGCGGATGCTGCGCGAGTCGACAGCTGGCTCTGGGCGATTCGCGTCTACAAGACTCGCTCGGCCGCGACGACCGCATGCCGCGCGGGGCATGTCCGCGTCAACGGCGACAAGGTGAAGGCGGCGCAGTCGATCCGCATCGGCGACGAACTCCGCGTCCGGATCGCAGGATTCGACCGGATCCTCGTGGTCCGGCAGATCCTGGTCAAACGCGTGGGTGCGCCGGTCGCCGCCCTCGCATACGAGGACCGCACGCCGGAACGGGAGCCGCAAGCCGCTCTGGGTCTTCGCGATCGCGGGGCCGGTCGGCCGACGAAGCGGGAACGTCGCGACATCGACAAGCTGCGCGGACGGGATGAATTCTTCGCGGATTGA
- a CDS encoding NUDIX domain-containing protein translates to MTVVPPPAGEPRRPEGPRDPGDAWVVAASGEKYWGRFGAAGLLAVDPHRGILLQHRVSWSHFGGTWGLPGGALHQGESAIVGAVRESQEEAGVPDGAVRPRFISVLDLDVWSYTTVVADVQVPFDPVISDPESVALEWVPVAEVESRPLHPGFGAAWPALRAQLDLFPAVVVDAANVVGSVPDSWWKDRAGAAARLRARLDGLAVAADEFGLDGDLWFPEVSMVVEGQAKAPDAGTTGSVRVVKADAEGDDAIVAEVQRRVDAGQSVLAVTSDRGLRDRVEAVDRTQVRSAGWLLALLERNDA, encoded by the coding sequence GTGACTGTCGTACCTCCTCCCGCCGGTGAGCCGCGTCGCCCTGAGGGGCCGCGGGATCCGGGTGATGCCTGGGTTGTCGCGGCATCGGGGGAGAAGTACTGGGGGCGCTTCGGCGCCGCCGGTCTCCTCGCCGTCGATCCGCACCGGGGGATCCTGCTGCAGCACCGCGTCTCCTGGAGCCACTTCGGGGGTACGTGGGGCCTTCCCGGTGGGGCTCTGCATCAGGGTGAGAGTGCGATCGTCGGAGCGGTCCGCGAGTCGCAGGAAGAGGCGGGCGTTCCGGATGGAGCTGTTCGCCCGAGGTTCATCAGTGTGCTCGATCTGGACGTCTGGTCGTACACGACGGTCGTCGCCGATGTGCAGGTGCCGTTCGACCCGGTGATCAGCGACCCCGAGAGCGTGGCACTCGAATGGGTCCCGGTGGCCGAGGTCGAGTCTCGGCCGCTGCATCCGGGATTCGGGGCGGCATGGCCGGCGCTTCGTGCGCAGCTGGACCTGTTCCCGGCGGTGGTGGTGGATGCCGCGAATGTCGTCGGTTCGGTGCCGGATAGCTGGTGGAAGGATCGCGCGGGCGCTGCCGCTCGGCTGCGGGCGCGGCTGGATGGACTGGCGGTCGCGGCGGACGAGTTCGGGCTCGACGGGGATCTCTGGTTTCCCGAAGTGTCGATGGTCGTCGAGGGCCAGGCGAAAGCGCCCGATGCGGGGACGACAGGTTCGGTGAGGGTCGTCAAAGCGGACGCTGAGGGAGATGACGCGATCGTCGCCGAGGTGCAGCGGCGCGTCGATGCCGGCCAGAGTGTCCTCGCCGTCACCAGCGACCGCGGGCTTCGAGACCGCGTTGAGGCCGTGGACCGTACGCAGGTTCGCTCGGCGGGCTGGCTCTTGGCGCTGCTCGAGCGCAACGACGCCTGA
- a CDS encoding lysoplasmalogenase family protein codes for MQRRTLPPPILWAFVPYIVAAAVHITLLALDSPGAGPTKLLLMPLLALPVLLSAPRLVSRTTLILLLGALLFSWLGDGAGAFFPTAPELPLMLLFFGIAHLAYILLFARHLARRRMPWWALVYAVWWVAMLAVLGPHTGGLLIAVALYGLLLGGTAAFAARCNRLVAVGGAFFLLSDTVLAVRLFLPDVLPSWSSPAVMLTYTIGQGLIIAGALATLRKKDG; via the coding sequence ATGCAGCGCCGCACCCTTCCCCCGCCGATCTTGTGGGCGTTCGTCCCCTATATCGTTGCGGCGGCCGTCCACATTACGCTGCTGGCGCTGGACAGCCCCGGAGCCGGACCGACCAAACTCCTGTTGATGCCGCTGCTGGCGTTGCCGGTACTGCTGTCCGCTCCTCGCCTTGTTTCGCGTACGACGCTCATCCTGCTACTGGGCGCTCTGCTGTTCTCCTGGCTGGGCGACGGTGCAGGAGCCTTCTTTCCCACCGCGCCGGAGCTGCCCCTGATGCTCCTCTTCTTCGGCATCGCGCATCTGGCATATATCCTGCTGTTCGCTCGGCACCTGGCACGACGACGGATGCCGTGGTGGGCGCTCGTGTATGCCGTCTGGTGGGTGGCGATGCTCGCTGTTCTCGGCCCACACACTGGCGGCCTGCTCATCGCTGTCGCTCTGTACGGCCTACTTCTCGGCGGGACTGCCGCGTTCGCGGCCCGTTGCAACCGGCTCGTCGCGGTCGGAGGCGCGTTCTTCCTTCTCAGCGACACGGTCCTTGCCGTGCGGCTGTTTCTTCCGGACGTCCTCCCGTCGTGGAGCAGCCCCGCGGTGATGCTCACCTACACGATCGGGCAGGGGCTGATCATCGCGGGCGCTCTCGCGACTCTACGAAAGAAGGACGGATGA
- the cmk gene encoding (d)CMP kinase — translation MTDTTTATKFIAIDGPAGSGKSSVSKAVARTLGYGYLDTGAAYRALAWYVLDQGADTSDPAAVRAAASDFPVRLGLDPDDRAVRVGDVEVTEAIRDPRVSGAVSGVARVPEVRAQVNELFRTLVSEASYPAVVVEGRDITTVVAPDAPVRILLTAAPEVRAARRAGELAGENADAVAAALHKRDASDSAVVDFLNAADGVEVVDSTELDFPQTIDAVLTVIERLRGAHRG, via the coding sequence ATGACTGACACCACCACCGCAACCAAGTTCATCGCCATCGACGGGCCGGCCGGGTCCGGCAAGTCCAGCGTGTCGAAAGCCGTGGCCCGCACGCTCGGCTACGGCTACCTCGACACCGGCGCCGCCTATCGAGCGCTCGCATGGTACGTGCTCGACCAGGGCGCGGACACTTCCGATCCCGCTGCCGTCCGCGCGGCGGCATCCGACTTCCCGGTGCGCCTGGGACTCGACCCGGATGACCGCGCGGTGCGCGTCGGAGACGTCGAGGTCACCGAGGCGATCCGCGACCCTCGGGTCTCCGGGGCGGTGAGCGGCGTCGCTCGTGTGCCGGAGGTGCGCGCTCAGGTGAACGAACTCTTCCGCACACTCGTGTCCGAAGCGTCGTACCCTGCCGTGGTCGTGGAAGGTCGCGACATCACGACCGTGGTCGCGCCCGACGCCCCTGTACGAATCCTGCTCACCGCCGCCCCCGAGGTGCGGGCGGCCCGACGTGCCGGCGAACTCGCCGGCGAGAACGCGGATGCTGTCGCCGCGGCGTTGCACAAGCGCGATGCCTCCGACAGTGCCGTCGTCGACTTTCTCAACGCCGCTGACGGCGTCGAGGTCGTCGATTCGACGGAACTCGATTTCCCCCAGACCATCGACGCCGTACTCACGGTGATCGAACGACTCCGAGGAGCACACCGTGGCTGA
- a CDS encoding prephenate dehydrogenase, translated as MTDTTSALTVRKAGAVAPRLSGTVRIVGAGLLGASVGHALRAKGIDVVLTDASPAQLRLAVDYGAGRLSADDDAPSLVVVAVPPDVTADIIQMELERFPDAVVTDVASVKLEPLRTLQARGVDLARYIGSHPLAGRERGGAISARADLFVGRPWVVCRDEDTKAADLAMVEGLALEVGAMPLEMTPEEHDRSVALTSHVPQVVASLLAARLSEAEEGALRLAGQGVRDTTRIAASAPELWVQILGANAAPVVAILDDLASDLHAISDALRDPSAPGARRVVAETIRQGNEGVDRLPGKHGQNRRFESLVVMIDDTAGQLGRLFGELGELGVNVEDLRLEHSPGAQFGLAEISVDPAALHGAISGLQERGWRIAGNTND; from the coding sequence GTGACCGATACGACGAGTGCGCTCACGGTGCGGAAGGCCGGCGCCGTCGCGCCCCGGCTCTCCGGGACCGTCCGCATCGTCGGCGCCGGTCTGCTCGGTGCGAGCGTCGGACATGCTCTGCGCGCCAAGGGCATCGATGTCGTGCTGACGGATGCCTCGCCTGCACAGCTGCGCCTCGCCGTCGACTACGGCGCCGGCCGCCTCTCGGCAGACGATGACGCGCCTTCGCTCGTGGTGGTGGCCGTGCCGCCCGACGTGACCGCCGACATCATCCAGATGGAACTCGAGCGATTCCCCGACGCCGTGGTGACGGACGTCGCGAGCGTGAAGCTCGAACCTCTCCGGACACTGCAGGCTCGCGGGGTCGATCTCGCGCGCTACATCGGCTCGCACCCTCTGGCCGGACGTGAGCGTGGGGGCGCGATCTCGGCGCGCGCCGACCTCTTCGTCGGACGTCCCTGGGTCGTGTGCCGTGACGAGGACACCAAAGCCGCCGACCTCGCCATGGTCGAGGGGCTCGCGCTCGAAGTGGGTGCGATGCCGCTGGAGATGACCCCCGAGGAGCACGATCGCTCGGTCGCGCTGACCTCGCACGTTCCCCAGGTCGTCGCGAGTCTGCTCGCCGCCCGCCTGTCCGAGGCGGAAGAGGGCGCTCTGCGTCTGGCTGGGCAGGGCGTCCGCGACACCACGCGCATCGCGGCATCCGCTCCTGAGCTGTGGGTGCAGATCCTCGGTGCGAACGCTGCTCCGGTCGTGGCGATCCTCGACGACCTCGCCTCCGATCTTCACGCGATCTCCGACGCCCTGCGCGACCCGAGCGCCCCCGGCGCCCGCCGCGTGGTCGCGGAGACGATCCGCCAGGGCAACGAGGGCGTCGACCGCCTGCCGGGCAAGCACGGACAGAACCGGCGTTTCGAGTCTCTCGTCGTCATGATCGACGACACCGCCGGTCAGCTCGGCCGCCTCTTCGGCGAGCTGGGCGAACTCGGCGTCAACGTCGAAGATCTGCGTCTCGAGCACTCGCCGGGCGCCCAGTTCGGTCTCGCAGAGATCAGTGTCGATCCGGCCGCGCTCCACGGCGCGATCTCCGGCCTTCAGGAACGTGGATGGCGGATCGCGGGGAACACGAATGACTGA
- a CDS encoding HNH endonuclease signature motif containing protein, with translation MTQRTDLDFEIEERRRVLDSWVAKRRQIAALESEASELLVEQIALHDADVAENSHHRDAIYRSMVAEFSAAGHIPKGSIEFAFSDARSLSTELPAVRAAFAAGRISAGHVREIVRASAIVSEAIRNKKVDAGVMDLYETAVLVVAEDDTAARTGAHAKQVAAALVGETVVERHRRAAGERSVKVRSVGDGLALLTAVLPEWVATAIFDRLTQMTRQVVSARDEREPVLDPWTADESGDSLFLEDFALDDPSFDPYEGVIFGDDTFATDPELEHVSTDTRTWDQIHADLFADLLLTADPSAAQGDGLDNINARIQVTVSASTLSGADDRPAELDGHGPLHPDVARKLAGRNTGWSRLFLSPTGMVTETDTYTPTEGMRRFLRSRDQHCRFPGCRMPVHRCDVDHNRDYAKGGKTRLDNLAHFCRSHHVLKHPDNPAPHRWTAQQRQDGTITWFSPLGRAYPDRPSQRVMFV, from the coding sequence ATGACCCAGCGAACCGATCTCGACTTCGAAATCGAGGAGCGGCGCCGCGTCCTCGACTCCTGGGTCGCGAAGCGTCGGCAGATCGCTGCGCTGGAATCCGAGGCGTCCGAGCTTCTTGTGGAGCAGATCGCCCTCCACGACGCCGACGTGGCCGAGAACTCGCACCACCGCGACGCGATCTACCGATCGATGGTCGCGGAGTTCTCCGCGGCGGGCCACATCCCGAAGGGCTCGATCGAGTTCGCATTCAGCGACGCCCGCTCGCTGAGCACGGAGTTGCCCGCTGTACGCGCGGCTTTCGCGGCCGGGAGGATCAGCGCGGGCCATGTTCGTGAGATTGTTCGCGCGAGTGCCATCGTGTCCGAGGCGATCCGCAACAAGAAGGTCGACGCCGGCGTGATGGATCTCTACGAGACCGCCGTTCTCGTCGTCGCCGAAGACGACACCGCCGCTCGCACAGGAGCCCATGCCAAGCAGGTCGCCGCGGCACTCGTCGGCGAAACCGTCGTAGAGCGGCACCGACGCGCGGCCGGCGAACGTTCCGTGAAGGTGCGCTCCGTCGGTGATGGCCTCGCCCTTCTCACCGCTGTGCTGCCGGAATGGGTCGCCACGGCGATCTTCGACCGCCTGACGCAGATGACTCGCCAGGTCGTCTCCGCTCGCGACGAGCGCGAACCGGTTCTCGACCCGTGGACGGCGGACGAAAGCGGAGACTCCCTCTTCCTTGAAGACTTCGCCCTCGACGACCCCTCCTTCGATCCCTACGAAGGTGTGATCTTCGGCGACGACACCTTCGCGACCGACCCAGAGCTCGAGCACGTCTCCACAGACACGCGCACGTGGGACCAGATCCACGCAGACCTGTTCGCCGATCTCCTGCTCACCGCCGACCCCAGCGCCGCACAGGGCGATGGGCTCGACAACATCAACGCTCGTATCCAGGTGACCGTGTCCGCGAGCACACTCAGCGGTGCGGACGACCGTCCCGCGGAGCTCGACGGACACGGACCACTGCACCCCGACGTCGCCCGCAAGCTGGCGGGGCGCAACACCGGATGGAGCCGCCTCTTCCTATCCCCGACCGGAATGGTGACGGAAACCGACACCTACACCCCGACAGAAGGCATGCGCCGGTTCCTCCGCTCCCGCGATCAGCACTGCCGGTTCCCAGGGTGCCGGATGCCAGTGCACCGCTGCGACGTCGACCACAACAGGGACTATGCCAAAGGCGGAAAGACCCGGCTCGACAACCTCGCCCACTTCTGTCGCTCACATCACGTGCTCAAGCATCCCGACAACCCGGCTCCGCATCGCTGGACGGCGCAGCAGCGCCAAGACGGGACGATCACGTGGTTCAGCCCGCTCGGACGCGCATACCCCGACCGTCCGTCACAGCGAGTGATGTTCGTCTGA
- a CDS encoding ParA family protein has product MGPTGRPYQGFATPKPLKSHGPARIIALCNQKGGVGKTTTSINLAAALAEYGRKVLAVDFDPQGALSAGLGIQTHDVPTVYDLLLDTKRDAHDAIVHSGVEGLDVMPANIDLSAAEVHLVNEVARETILARVLRQVAGEYDVILIDCQPSLGLLTVNALTAAHGVIIPLECEFFALRGVALLIETIDKVRDRLNPSITMDGLLATMYDPRTLHSREVLERVVEAFGDDVLETVIGRTVKFPDASVVGLPITEFAPEHAAAQAYLRLARELVARGAVA; this is encoded by the coding sequence ATGGGACCCACTGGTCGCCCCTATCAGGGGTTCGCGACCCCCAAGCCGTTGAAGTCCCACGGGCCTGCTCGGATCATCGCACTGTGCAACCAGAAGGGCGGCGTCGGAAAGACGACGACGTCGATCAACCTGGCGGCTGCTCTCGCCGAGTACGGTCGCAAGGTGCTCGCCGTCGACTTCGACCCTCAGGGTGCGCTGTCCGCCGGTCTCGGCATCCAGACGCACGACGTGCCGACCGTGTACGACCTGCTGCTCGACACGAAGCGCGATGCGCACGATGCCATCGTGCACTCGGGTGTCGAAGGTCTCGACGTGATGCCGGCGAACATCGATCTCTCCGCCGCGGAGGTCCACCTGGTCAACGAGGTGGCCCGCGAGACGATCCTCGCCCGTGTGCTTCGCCAGGTCGCGGGGGAGTACGACGTCATCCTCATCGACTGCCAGCCGTCGCTCGGTCTGCTCACCGTGAACGCGTTGACCGCCGCGCACGGCGTGATCATCCCGCTGGAGTGCGAGTTCTTCGCTCTCCGAGGTGTGGCCCTGCTCATCGAGACCATCGACAAGGTGCGCGACCGGCTCAACCCGTCGATCACCATGGACGGTCTGCTGGCGACGATGTACGACCCCCGCACGCTGCATTCCCGCGAGGTGCTGGAGCGCGTCGTGGAGGCCTTCGGAGACGATGTGCTGGAGACCGTCATCGGGCGCACCGTGAAGTTCCCGGATGCATCGGTCGTCGGCCTGCCCATCACCGAGTTCGCACCGGAGCACGCTGCCGCGCAGGCATACCTGCGGCTGGCGCGGGAGCTGGTCGCCCGTGGCGCCGTCGCCTGA
- the der gene encoding ribosome biogenesis GTPase Der yields MEQIDEQLAEQRAETLRAGLADYDLDDEDAALLAGITVGEDGILFSPALPVVAIVGRPNVGKSALVNRILGRREAVVEDTPGVTRDRVTYKAEWADRRFSLVDTGGWEPDARGIDRSVAAQAEVAIDLADMVLFVVDAMVGATSTDEHVVKLLRKSGKPVFLVANKIDDARQEPEAAALWNLGLGEPHPVSAIHGRGVADLLDAVLKKLPEISAVAKQEIGGPRRVAILGRPNVGKSSLLNKAAGEERVVVNELAGTTRDPVDEVVELGGKMWRLVDTAGIRRRVHMAQGADFYASLRTSAALEKAEVAVVVLDVSETISEQDVRIIDLVLESGRALVLAFNKWDRLNDDDLENQDRRRYLEREIEQDLAHVAWAPRVNISAKTGRHLDKLVPALETALENWDRRIPTGKFNAFLAELVAEHPHPLRGGKQPRILFGTQASTRPPTFVLFTTGFLDPGYRRFIQRRLREIYSFEGTPIVINMRVREKRQR; encoded by the coding sequence ATGGAACAGATCGACGAGCAGCTCGCCGAGCAGCGCGCCGAAACCCTGCGGGCAGGGCTCGCCGACTATGACCTGGATGACGAGGATGCCGCGCTGCTCGCCGGTATCACCGTGGGCGAAGACGGTATCCTCTTCTCCCCGGCGCTGCCCGTCGTGGCGATCGTCGGTCGCCCGAATGTGGGCAAGTCCGCGCTGGTGAACCGTATCCTCGGCCGCCGTGAGGCCGTCGTCGAAGACACCCCCGGCGTCACCCGTGACCGTGTCACGTACAAGGCGGAGTGGGCGGACCGACGGTTCTCCCTCGTCGACACCGGCGGCTGGGAGCCCGACGCCCGCGGGATCGACCGTTCGGTGGCAGCCCAGGCGGAGGTCGCGATCGACCTCGCCGACATGGTGCTGTTCGTGGTCGACGCGATGGTCGGTGCGACATCCACCGACGAGCACGTGGTGAAGCTGCTTCGCAAGAGCGGCAAGCCCGTGTTCCTCGTCGCGAACAAGATCGACGATGCCCGGCAGGAGCCGGAGGCCGCCGCGTTGTGGAACCTGGGTCTCGGTGAGCCGCACCCGGTCTCCGCCATCCACGGACGCGGTGTCGCTGACCTGCTGGATGCTGTTCTGAAGAAGCTGCCGGAGATCTCGGCCGTCGCGAAGCAGGAGATCGGTGGGCCGCGTCGAGTCGCGATCCTCGGTCGCCCGAACGTCGGCAAGTCGTCGCTGCTCAACAAGGCCGCCGGCGAAGAGCGCGTCGTGGTGAACGAACTCGCCGGGACCACTCGCGACCCGGTCGATGAGGTGGTGGAACTCGGCGGGAAGATGTGGCGCCTGGTCGACACTGCCGGCATCCGTCGCCGCGTGCACATGGCGCAGGGCGCCGACTTCTATGCCTCGCTGCGTACATCGGCGGCGTTGGAGAAGGCCGAGGTCGCTGTCGTCGTGCTCGATGTGTCGGAGACGATCAGCGAGCAGGACGTGCGCATCATCGACCTCGTGCTCGAATCCGGCCGCGCGCTCGTGCTCGCTTTCAACAAGTGGGATCGCCTCAACGATGACGATCTGGAGAATCAGGATCGTCGTCGCTACCTCGAGCGGGAGATCGAGCAGGACCTCGCGCACGTCGCCTGGGCACCGCGCGTGAACATCTCGGCCAAGACGGGTCGGCACCTGGACAAGCTCGTTCCCGCGCTGGAGACGGCGCTGGAGAACTGGGATCGCCGCATCCCGACCGGCAAGTTCAACGCCTTCCTGGCGGAACTCGTCGCCGAGCACCCGCACCCGTTGCGTGGTGGCAAGCAGCCGAGGATCCTGTTCGGAACTCAGGCGTCGACGCGTCCGCCGACGTTCGTGCTGTTCACGACCGGCTTCCTCGACCCGGGTTACCGTCGGTTCATTCAGCGCCGGCTGCGCGAGATCTATTCGTTCGAGGGCACGCCGATCGTCATCAACATGCGCGTGCGCGAGAAGCGCCAGCGCTGA
- the scpB gene encoding SMC-Scp complex subunit ScpB, with protein MTSDTSATPETPEAEAPDAEAPETLTTPVTERIEAVLLIVDEPIGLVALAAAVGSPVPAVRQALETLVDDYDGRGHGPRRGFELREVGGGWRLYVREDHDDLVAEFVGGQAPARLSQAALETLAVIAYKQPVTRSQVASIRAVNVDSVVRTLLARGLITELFADSETGAINYGTSDALLQHLGINSLDELPPISPLLDDGADGFDEGTIR; from the coding sequence ATGACAAGTGATACCTCCGCCACGCCCGAGACTCCGGAGGCCGAGGCGCCGGATGCTGAGGCACCGGAGACTCTGACGACTCCGGTCACCGAGCGGATCGAGGCGGTCCTGCTCATCGTGGACGAGCCGATCGGCCTGGTCGCACTCGCCGCCGCGGTCGGTTCTCCGGTGCCCGCCGTACGGCAGGCGCTGGAGACTCTGGTGGACGACTACGACGGTCGCGGGCATGGTCCGCGCCGGGGGTTCGAACTCCGCGAGGTCGGAGGTGGCTGGCGCCTCTACGTCCGCGAGGACCACGATGACCTCGTCGCCGAGTTCGTGGGCGGGCAGGCGCCGGCACGGCTGTCGCAGGCAGCGCTGGAGACTCTGGCCGTCATCGCGTACAAGCAGCCCGTCACCCGAAGCCAGGTTGCCTCGATCCGTGCGGTGAACGTGGACTCCGTGGTACGGACGCTGCTGGCGCGCGGATTGATCACGGAGCTGTTCGCCGACTCCGAGACCGGAGCCATCAACTACGGCACGTCTGACGCGCTGCTGCAGCACCTGGGCATCAACTCGCTCGACGAGCTGCCCCCGATCTCGCCGTTGCTCGATGACGGCGCAGACGGTTTCGACGAAGGGACCATCCGATGA
- a CDS encoding pseudouridine synthase has product MTDFTNDEAPEGVRLQKVLAAAGVASRRVVEQYIVEGRIRVNGEVVTELGRRIDPEHDLVDVDGTAVQLDVSKRYVMLNKPTGVVSSMRDENDRPDLRRFTSDYEERLYNVGRLDAETSGLLILTNDGELAHILAHPSFGVTKVYIAKVEGSVTAQTISKLTKGIELEDGVIAADKARLLDTSRGSSLVELTLHSGRNRIVRRMLAAVGHPVTELVRRQFGPLHLGTLPAGKTRELTKIELGALLTLSRRDSGVAEAPGEQQENE; this is encoded by the coding sequence ATGACCGACTTCACCAACGACGAGGCGCCCGAGGGCGTTCGCCTGCAGAAGGTGCTCGCTGCGGCCGGGGTGGCCTCTCGTCGCGTCGTCGAGCAGTACATCGTCGAAGGACGCATCCGCGTCAACGGTGAGGTCGTCACCGAGCTCGGTCGACGGATCGATCCGGAGCACGACCTCGTGGACGTCGACGGCACCGCTGTGCAGTTGGACGTCTCCAAGCGCTACGTCATGCTCAACAAGCCCACCGGCGTCGTCAGCAGTATGCGCGACGAGAACGACCGCCCGGACCTGCGCCGGTTCACGTCCGACTACGAGGAGCGCCTCTACAACGTCGGACGATTGGATGCCGAGACGAGCGGCCTGCTGATCCTCACCAACGACGGCGAGTTGGCGCATATCCTCGCGCATCCGTCGTTCGGCGTCACCAAGGTGTACATCGCCAAGGTCGAGGGGTCCGTGACCGCGCAGACCATCTCGAAGCTCACCAAGGGCATCGAGCTCGAAGACGGTGTGATCGCCGCCGACAAGGCGCGACTGCTCGACACTTCGCGCGGGTCGAGCCTCGTGGAGCTGACGCTGCATTCGGGGCGCAACCGCATCGTGCGTCGGATGCTCGCCGCCGTCGGTCACCCGGTCACGGAACTCGTGCGCCGGCAGTTCGGACCGCTGCACCTGGGAACCCTCCCGGCGGGGAAGACCCGGGAACTGACTAAAATCGAACTTGGCGCGCTCTTGACTCTGTCGCGCCGTGATTCCGGTGTCGCCGAGGCGCCAGGCGAGCAGCAGGAGAACGAGTGA
- a CDS encoding ScpA family protein, whose amino-acid sequence MAPSPDDLSTTPVPEIPRGPEDGSRFRVSLSNFDGPFDLLLNLISKHEMDITEVSLSAVTNEFIAYLGQLENDEELDQASEFLVVAATLLDMKVAGLLPQGELVDAEAVALLEARDLLFARLLQYRAFKEVSTWFARCLQREDRRHVRAVRLDEKHRRKTPELVWSLSVDDFAALALLAFAPKEMPHVGLDHLHAPLISIREQAAIVVTLLRATESVSFRELVAGVSEPGIVVARFISVLELYRHAALSFEQLEPLGELTLRWAADSWSDETLATLGADYDK is encoded by the coding sequence GTGGCGCCGTCGCCTGACGACCTCAGCACGACACCGGTCCCCGAGATCCCCCGAGGGCCTGAGGACGGTTCGCGGTTCCGGGTCTCGCTGTCGAACTTCGACGGACCGTTCGATCTCCTGCTGAACCTCATCTCGAAGCACGAGATGGACATCACGGAAGTGTCCCTGAGCGCCGTCACGAACGAGTTCATCGCGTATCTCGGACAGTTGGAGAACGATGAGGAGCTGGATCAGGCGTCCGAGTTCCTCGTGGTCGCGGCGACGCTGCTCGATATGAAAGTCGCGGGTCTGCTTCCGCAGGGCGAGCTCGTGGACGCCGAGGCGGTGGCCCTGCTCGAAGCACGAGATCTGCTGTTCGCCCGGCTGCTGCAGTATCGGGCTTTCAAGGAGGTGTCGACCTGGTTCGCGCGCTGCCTGCAGCGTGAGGACCGACGCCACGTCCGCGCCGTGCGCCTCGACGAGAAACACCGCAGGAAGACGCCGGAGCTCGTCTGGTCGCTCAGTGTCGACGACTTCGCAGCCCTGGCCCTGCTCGCCTTCGCGCCCAAGGAGATGCCGCACGTCGGGCTCGACCACCTGCACGCCCCGCTGATCAGCATCCGCGAGCAGGCGGCGATCGTCGTGACGCTGCTCCGGGCGACGGAGTCGGTCAGCTTCCGTGAACTCGTCGCGGGTGTGAGCGAGCCCGGCATCGTGGTCGCGCGGTTCATCTCCGTACTGGAGCTTTACCGGCACGCGGCGCTGTCCTTCGAACAATTGGAACCGCTCGGCGAGCTGACGCTCCGCTGGGCGGCCGACTCCTGGTCGGATGAGACCTTGGCGACACTGGGAGCCGACTATGACAAGTGA